One Candidatus Melainabacteria bacterium DNA segment encodes these proteins:
- a CDS encoding trypsin-like peptidase domain-containing protein — MQEKNYNLLARLNKLLPILLLSIVFNCHFVFAQEKFFLQDEKNNIDVYEKVNKSVINITTHGYQVDEFFLLAVPTEGSGSGFVIDNKGHIVTNYHVVENAKEFVVTLYNGQQYNASLVGVDPSNDLAVIKIKIPSNKLYPVQLGSSTGLKVGQKVLAIGNPFGLERTLTTGVISSLGRSLRSESGRLIKGIIQTDAAINPGNSGGPLLNNTGQVIGVNTAIVSKVGQSSGIGFAIPINIVKRIINDLITYGYVIRSNIGILQVYETGQGLLVTQLEPDGPAERAGIKGPKVIIQRAGAIEYRSIDRSKADLIVGIDGKDIETLDDLLDYIESKKPGVVINLKIIRDGARLTVPITLGKTQAN; from the coding sequence ATGCAGGAAAAGAATTACAATCTGCTTGCAAGATTAAATAAATTGTTACCAATTTTATTGTTATCGATTGTTTTTAATTGTCATTTTGTTTTTGCTCAAGAAAAATTTTTCCTTCAGGATGAAAAAAACAATATTGATGTTTATGAAAAGGTAAATAAATCTGTTATAAACATAACTACTCATGGATATCAAGTGGATGAATTTTTCTTGCTTGCTGTACCAACAGAAGGAAGTGGTTCAGGATTTGTAATTGACAACAAAGGACACATAGTTACAAACTATCATGTAGTAGAAAATGCAAAAGAGTTTGTTGTAACTTTATACAATGGACAACAATATAATGCATCACTTGTTGGTGTAGATCCAAGTAATGACTTAGCTGTAATTAAAATTAAAATTCCATCAAACAAACTTTATCCTGTCCAGTTAGGTTCCAGTACTGGATTAAAAGTCGGCCAAAAAGTTTTAGCTATTGGAAATCCGTTCGGACTTGAAAGAACATTAACAACAGGAGTAATAAGTAGTCTTGGAAGATCTTTAAGATCAGAAAGTGGTAGATTAATTAAAGGAATCATTCAAACCGATGCTGCAATTAATCCAGGCAATTCTGGTGGGCCATTATTAAACAATACAGGTCAAGTTATTGGAGTAAACACAGCAATTGTAAGTAAGGTTGGACAAAGCTCTGGAATTGGTTTTGCAATTCCCATAAACATTGTAAAAAGAATAATTAATGACTTAATAACATATGGATATGTAATTAGATCAAATATTGGAATATTACAAGTTTACGAAACTGGCCAAGGTTTATTAGTAACTCAGCTAGAACCAGATGGTCCAGCTGAAAGGGCTGGCATTAAAGGCCCAAAAGTTATAATACAAAGAGCTGGAGCTATAGAATACAGATCAATTGATAGATCAAAAGCTGATTTAATAGTTGGTATTGATGGAAAAGATATTGAAACACTTGATGATCTTTTAGATTATATTGAATCTAAAAAACCTGGTGTTGTAATTAATTTAAAAATAATTAGAGATGGAGCAAGGTTAACGGTTCCAATAACTTTAGGGAAAACACAAGCTAATTAA